In Equus quagga isolate Etosha38 chromosome 14, UCLA_HA_Equagga_1.0, whole genome shotgun sequence, one DNA window encodes the following:
- the POU2AF3 gene encoding POU class 2 homeobox associating factor 3 encodes MSEKPKVYQGVRVKITVKELLQQRRAHQAASGGTLSGGNSVQLSDPVAPSPAGLCFEPEPISSTPNYFQPREFSSCVSCEENPSCLDQIFDSYLQTETHSDPSLNSMQSTPHYFPDSFQAAPFCFNQSLTPESPSDSSTLSGSLDYSYSPAQLPSYAPENYNCPPSLDTRNCGYPSEDYSYPLLPSHAQYDCFSSAATSVCYCASCEAEHLDTIRASEYFSYPSTDCVNFAPSAAGTSDFYKRETNCDICYS; translated from the exons ATGTCCG AAAAACCAAAAGTGTACCAAGGTGTCCGGGTGAAGATCACGGTGAAGGAGCTGCTGCAGCAGAGAAGGGCGCACCAGGCAGCCTCAGGGGGAACC CTGTCTGGAGGCAACAGTGTCCAGCTTTCAGACCCAGTTGCACCATCTCCTGCAG GACTGTGTTTTGAGCCTGAGCCGATTTCTTCCACGCCTAATTATTTTCAACCCCGAGAATTTTCCAGTTGTGTTTCTTGTGAAGAAAACCCGAGCTGCCTCGACCAGATCTTTGATTCCTACCTTCAGACGGAGACACACTCGGACCCTTCGCTCAATTCCATGCAAAGTACTCCACACTATTTCCCAGACAGCTTCCAAGCTGCCCCTTTCTGCTTCAACCAGAGCCTG accCCAGAATCGCCTTCGGATTCCTCCACTCTCTCTGGTTCCTTAGACTACAGTTACTCACCGGCTCAGCTACCTTCATATGCTCCAGAGAATTACAATTGCCCCCCTTCTCTGGACACCAGAAACTGTGGCTATCCTTCAGAAGACTATTCCTACCCTCTCTTGCCCTCACATGCCCAGTACGACTGCTTTTCCTCGGCCGCCACTTCGGTCTGCTACTGTGCGTCCTGTGAGGCAGAACACTTGGACACCATCAGAGCGTCAGAGTATTTTTCCTATCCCAGCACAGACTGTGTGAACTTTGCTCCCTCAGCAGCAGGAACCAGTGATTTCTATAAGAGGGAAACAAACTGTGACATCTGCTATAGTTAA